From the genome of Bosea sp. Tri-49, one region includes:
- a CDS encoding glycosyltransferase family 2 protein yields MSFSAADITAIVVSFDSAEVLPSCLAALAGEGVAAIVVDNASGDTSAEVAAQHGAQVLRNPRNEGYGRANNRGARAAKTSFVLIVNPDLELQSGAIAALLAAAEAYPDAAAFAPRLIEPSGRVFLQPRSLLSPDHLNRAARITLPEGDACLPFLSGACLLLRREVFLALGGFDPAIFLFYEDDDLCRRLREAGHALVHVDGASARHGRGRSSAPSPQRRFTARWHLAWSEYHMARKWSLPVPGPGKTIENAAKAIGYGLLLNRDKMYAHAGSVAGALAARAGHSALARQGLNEAEIIA; encoded by the coding sequence ATGAGTTTTTCCGCCGCCGATATCACCGCCATCGTCGTCAGTTTCGACAGCGCTGAGGTGCTGCCGTCCTGCCTCGCCGCGCTGGCGGGAGAGGGCGTCGCAGCCATCGTCGTCGACAACGCGAGCGGTGATACCTCGGCCGAGGTCGCGGCGCAGCACGGCGCGCAGGTCCTGCGCAATCCGCGCAACGAAGGTTACGGCCGCGCCAACAACCGCGGCGCGCGCGCGGCGAAGACCTCCTTCGTCCTGATCGTAAACCCCGATCTGGAACTGCAATCAGGTGCGATCGCCGCCCTGCTGGCGGCAGCGGAGGCTTATCCGGATGCCGCCGCCTTTGCGCCGCGTCTCATCGAACCCTCCGGCCGCGTTTTCCTGCAGCCGCGCTCGCTGCTCTCGCCTGATCATCTCAATCGGGCAGCTCGAATCACACTGCCCGAGGGCGATGCCTGCCTGCCGTTCCTGTCGGGGGCTTGCCTGCTGCTGCGCCGCGAGGTCTTCCTGGCGCTCGGTGGCTTCGATCCGGCGATCTTCCTGTTCTACGAGGATGATGATCTCTGCCGGCGCCTGCGCGAGGCTGGGCACGCGCTGGTCCATGTCGATGGCGCCAGTGCCCGCCATGGCCGCGGCCGTTCCAGCGCTCCGTCGCCGCAGCGGCGCTTCACCGCGCGCTGGCATCTGGCCTGGTCGGAATATCACATGGCGCGCAAGTGGAGCTTGCCTGTGCCGGGGCCGGGCAAGACTATCGAAAATGCAGCCAAGGCAATCGGTTACGGCCTGCTCTTGAATCGGGACAAGATGTATGCGCATGCCGGCTCGGTCGCCGGTGCGCTTGCGGCGCGCGCCGGTCACAGTGCGCTCGCCCGGCAGGGGCTGAACGAGGCGGAGATCATCGCGTGA
- the aspS gene encoding aspartate--tRNA ligase, with protein sequence MHRYRSHTCGALRESDIGASVRLSGWCHRIRDHGGVLFIDLRDHYGLTQVVVDPDSPAFADAEKARAEWVIRIDGKVKPRLAGTENANLATGAVEVFATALEVLGPSAELPLPVFGDLEYPEDTRLKYRFLDLRREKLHNNIVLRGKVIDSLRQRMKTSGFSEFQTPILTASSPEGARDFLVPSRLHPGKFYALPQAPQQYKQLLMMAGFDRYFQIAPCFRDEDPRADRLPGEFYQLDVEMSFVEQEDVFATMEPVIAGVFEEFGEGKSVTRNWPRIPYAEALRKYGSDKPDLRNPLEMQDVSEQFRGSGFKVFARILEGEKNRIWAIPAPGGGSRAFCDRMNSWAQGEGQPGLGYLMIKEDGEGQGPIANNIGPERVAAIVAQMGLKGGDACFFVAGDPDKFYKFAGSARNKVGSELGLIDENAFAFAWIVDFPMFEYNEDEKKVDFSHNPFSMPQGGLKSLLEDDPLSIKAFQYDIACNGYELASGGIRNHKPEAMVKAFEIAGYGEETVIERFGGMYRAFQYGAPPHGGMAAGVDRIIMLLAGATNLREVALFPMNQQAVDLLMGAPSPASPKQLREANLRVNLPEKDG encoded by the coding sequence TTGCACCGTTACCGTTCCCACACCTGCGGCGCGCTCCGCGAGAGCGACATCGGCGCCTCTGTGCGCCTGTCCGGCTGGTGCCATCGCATCCGCGACCATGGCGGCGTGCTGTTCATCGACCTGCGCGACCATTACGGCCTGACCCAGGTCGTGGTCGACCCGGATTCGCCGGCCTTCGCCGATGCCGAGAAGGCGCGCGCGGAATGGGTTATCCGCATCGACGGCAAGGTGAAGCCGCGCCTCGCCGGCACCGAGAACGCCAACCTCGCCACTGGCGCGGTCGAGGTCTTCGCCACGGCGCTCGAAGTGCTCGGGCCGTCGGCCGAACTGCCGCTGCCGGTCTTCGGCGATCTCGAATATCCCGAGGACACCCGTCTCAAGTACCGCTTCCTCGATCTGCGTCGCGAGAAGCTGCACAACAACATCGTGCTGCGCGGCAAGGTGATCGACTCGCTGCGCCAGCGCATGAAGACGTCCGGCTTCTCCGAGTTCCAGACCCCGATTCTCACGGCGTCGAGCCCTGAGGGCGCGCGCGACTTCCTGGTGCCGAGCCGCCTGCACCCGGGCAAGTTCTACGCGCTGCCGCAGGCGCCGCAGCAGTACAAGCAGCTCCTGATGATGGCTGGCTTCGACCGCTACTTCCAGATCGCGCCCTGCTTCCGCGACGAGGACCCGCGCGCCGACCGGCTTCCCGGCGAGTTCTATCAGCTCGACGTCGAGATGAGCTTCGTCGAGCAGGAAGATGTCTTCGCCACCATGGAGCCGGTGATTGCCGGTGTCTTCGAGGAGTTCGGCGAGGGCAAGTCCGTCACGCGCAACTGGCCGCGCATCCCCTATGCCGAAGCGCTGCGCAAATACGGCTCCGACAAGCCCGATCTGCGCAATCCGCTCGAAATGCAGGACGTCTCCGAGCAGTTCCGCGGCTCAGGCTTCAAGGTCTTCGCCCGCATCCTCGAAGGCGAGAAGAACCGTATCTGGGCGATCCCCGCGCCGGGCGGCGGCTCGCGCGCCTTCTGCGACCGGATGAACAGCTGGGCGCAGGGCGAGGGCCAGCCCGGCCTTGGCTATCTCATGATCAAGGAAGACGGCGAAGGGCAGGGGCCGATCGCCAACAACATCGGTCCCGAGCGCGTCGCCGCGATCGTTGCCCAGATGGGGCTGAAGGGCGGAGACGCCTGCTTCTTCGTCGCGGGCGATCCGGACAAGTTCTACAAGTTCGCCGGCAGCGCGCGGAACAAGGTCGGCTCGGAGCTCGGCCTGATCGACGAGAACGCCTTTGCCTTCGCCTGGATCGTCGACTTCCCGATGTTCGAGTACAACGAGGACGAGAAGAAAGTCGATTTCTCGCACAACCCGTTCTCGATGCCGCAGGGCGGTCTCAAGTCTCTGCTCGAGGACGATCCGCTCTCGATCAAGGCGTTCCAGTACGACATCGCCTGCAATGGCTATGAGCTCGCTTCCGGCGGCATCCGCAACCACAAGCCGGAAGCGATGGTGAAGGCCTTCGAGATCGCCGGCTATGGCGAGGAGACGGTGATCGAGCGCTTCGGCGGCATGTACCGGGCCTTCCAGTACGGCGCGCCGCCGCATGGTGGCATGGCCGCCGGTGTTGACCGCATCATCATGCTGCTCGCTGGTGCGACCAACCTGCGCGAGGTCGCGCTGTTCCCGATGAACCAGCAGGCGGTCGACCTCCTGATGGGGGCGCCGTCGCCGGCGTCGCCGAAGCAGCTGCGCGAGGCAAATCTGCGCGTCAACCTGCCCGAGAAGGACGGCTGA
- the rnd gene encoding ribonuclease D, with protein MNLINTTDELASACSRLAAHPFVTVDTEFLRETTYYPKLCLVQMASPDEAVMVDPLAEGLDLAPLMALMTDQNVVKVFHAARQDLEIVWMLGKVLPTPLFDTQVAAMVCGYGDSVGYEQLVNDLAKARVDKSSRFTDWSRRPLSEAQLTYAESDVTHLRDVYLALQADLAASGRESWVAEEMAVLNSPGTYEVKPENAWQRLKGRLRKPKELAVLMELAAWREREAQNRDVPRQRVLKDDALMDIVQRAPRSAEALGELRSVPNGFERSRAGGEVLAAVERALALDPHSLPRLERERGRPSNGAVLDLLKVLLKATADTERVAPKIIASSDDLEEIASNDEANVPALKGWRRELFGEKALALKNGSLSLRIVRGRVTVG; from the coding sequence ATGAACCTGATCAACACCACCGACGAGCTCGCCTCCGCCTGCTCCCGCCTCGCCGCGCACCCCTTCGTCACCGTCGACACGGAGTTCCTGCGCGAGACGACCTATTATCCGAAGCTCTGCCTGGTCCAGATGGCCTCGCCGGATGAGGCCGTGATGGTCGACCCGCTGGCTGAGGGCCTCGATCTTGCTCCCTTGATGGCGCTGATGACTGATCAGAACGTGGTCAAGGTCTTCCATGCCGCCCGGCAGGACCTCGAAATCGTCTGGATGCTCGGCAAGGTGCTGCCGACGCCGCTGTTCGATACCCAGGTGGCGGCCATGGTCTGCGGCTATGGCGACTCGGTCGGCTACGAGCAGCTCGTCAACGACCTCGCCAAGGCACGCGTCGACAAATCCTCGCGCTTCACCGACTGGTCGCGCCGCCCGCTCAGCGAGGCACAGCTGACCTATGCCGAATCCGACGTCACCCATTTGCGTGACGTTTATCTGGCGCTGCAGGCCGATCTCGCCGCGAGCGGCCGCGAGAGCTGGGTCGCCGAAGAGATGGCAGTGCTCAATTCGCCCGGGACATACGAGGTCAAGCCGGAGAACGCCTGGCAGCGGCTCAAGGGGCGCCTGCGCAAGCCGAAGGAGCTGGCGGTGCTGATGGAGCTCGCCGCCTGGCGCGAGCGCGAGGCCCAGAACCGCGACGTGCCGCGCCAGCGCGTGCTCAAGGACGATGCGCTGATGGACATCGTCCAGCGTGCGCCGCGCTCGGCCGAGGCGCTCGGCGAATTGCGCTCCGTGCCCAACGGCTTTGAGCGCTCGCGCGCCGGCGGCGAGGTCCTGGCTGCGGTCGAACGCGCTCTTGCGCTCGACCCGCACAGCCTGCCCCGGCTCGAGCGCGAGCGTGGCCGGCCGAGCAACGGCGCCGTGCTCGATCTGCTCAAGGTGCTGCTCAAGGCAACGGCCGACACCGAACGCGTCGCGCCGAAGATCATCGCCTCCAGCGACGATCTCGAGGAGATCGCCAGCAATGACGAGGCCAACGTGCCGGCCCTGAAGGGCTGGCGCCGCGAGCTTTTCGGCGAGAAGGCGCTGGCGCTGAAGAACGGCTCGCTATCGCTCAGGATCGTGCGCGGGCGGGTCACGGTCGGCTAG